In Salisediminibacterium beveridgei, one DNA window encodes the following:
- a CDS encoding alpha/beta fold hydrolase, with translation MKKVMKWSLILIPVIVVAAAVFVVGGSYLEHRDAVAEEKEHYPAPGELVEVHDDGHTMHVYAEGEGEETVIFLAGFGTPSPVYDFQALTNELKDDYRTVIVERFGYGWSDVTDHDRDIRTVVDETRTALAQAGEEGPFVIAGHSMAGIEALHWSQTYPDEVTGMIGLDPLTPEYYEEKGESPSLSGAVTFLARSGLMRQQPEVFDENFDAMAKGLLSDDDAEVARTLFLRRVQTTNMGNEADKLTDNVATVLDAEIPDIPFYAAIASENQDGKPFIQSLAEETGGASEVFEGDHYIHLNQPETIADEIRIWISDME, from the coding sequence ATGAAAAAAGTGATGAAATGGAGTCTGATTTTGATCCCCGTGATCGTGGTGGCCGCTGCCGTGTTTGTTGTTGGCGGAAGTTACCTGGAGCACCGGGATGCGGTTGCCGAAGAAAAGGAGCACTACCCGGCGCCTGGTGAACTGGTGGAGGTTCATGATGACGGGCATACGATGCACGTCTATGCAGAAGGAGAAGGGGAGGAAACGGTCATCTTTTTGGCCGGATTCGGCACGCCTTCGCCGGTTTATGATTTTCAGGCACTGACGAACGAATTGAAAGACGACTACCGCACCGTCATCGTCGAACGTTTTGGCTACGGCTGGAGCGACGTGACCGATCACGACAGGGACATCCGGACGGTTGTGGATGAAACACGAACCGCACTGGCCCAAGCCGGTGAAGAGGGACCCTTTGTTATCGCCGGTCATTCCATGGCTGGGATCGAAGCCCTGCACTGGTCACAGACGTATCCGGATGAAGTCACCGGCATGATCGGTCTCGATCCACTGACACCTGAGTATTATGAGGAAAAAGGCGAATCGCCTTCGCTGTCAGGCGCCGTAACGTTTCTCGCCCGCTCCGGACTCATGCGCCAGCAACCGGAAGTCTTTGACGAGAATTTCGATGCCATGGCGAAAGGCCTGCTCTCAGACGACGATGCCGAAGTCGCGAGAACCCTCTTCCTCCGGCGGGTCCAGACAACCAATATGGGCAACGAAGCCGACAAGCTGACGGACAATGTGGCCACCGTTTTGGATGCAGAGATCCCGGACATCCCGTTCTATGCAGCCATTGCCAGTGAAAATCAGGACGGCAAGCCCTTTATTCAATCCCTCGCTGAAGAAACCGGTGGTGCCAGTGAAGTATTCGAAGGCGATCATTATATCCATCTCAATCAGCCCGAGACCATTGCAGATGAGATCCGGATATGGATCAGTGACATGGAATGA
- a CDS encoding DUF1697 domain-containing protein, whose protein sequence is MGAVRYDDDADSTLIQTLETAIEEDFGLQLKLLVRSMDEMNRVMEALPSSWKSDQEMKSDLLFLWEEIDDESVLEKLVIRTDIDTVHYVPGAVLWSIDRKDATKTGLVKLAGTNLYKQMTVRNVNTTRKIYEMMEQYA, encoded by the coding sequence GTGGGAGCAGTCAGGTATGACGATGACGCAGACAGTACACTCATTCAAACGTTGGAAACAGCGATTGAGGAGGACTTCGGCCTGCAGCTGAAACTGCTCGTTCGTTCGATGGATGAGATGAACAGGGTCATGGAAGCTCTCCCTTCGTCATGGAAGAGCGATCAGGAGATGAAAAGTGACTTGCTCTTCCTGTGGGAGGAGATTGACGATGAATCTGTTTTGGAAAAACTGGTCATCAGGACGGACATCGATACGGTGCACTATGTCCCCGGGGCAGTTCTCTGGTCCATTGACAGAAAGGATGCGACGAAAACCGGTCTGGTAAAGCTGGCGGGTACAAACCTGTACAAACAGATGACGGTACGAAATGTGAATACCACCCGGAAGATTTACGAGATGATGGAACAATACGCCTAA